One part of the Pecten maximus chromosome 1, xPecMax1.1, whole genome shotgun sequence genome encodes these proteins:
- the LOC117343807 gene encoding uncharacterized protein LOC117343807 has protein sequence MCCIVATKEDDENLPELHSTSNSRKFSKIDTAEDYSSDLEDPAIIEMEDQSFLDEMASFDKLMNKKKERQAMAEGIEIEMTGENTKLVSVVYPAHGGMSFERLFQSDDSLKSVYTWLCCDVDADILPPKFRLDCLNEFTCIDDNCQHRYPLTAETAYRSRIETLPETLCIVEEEYTGNDTLTLYDDVLFA, from the exons ATGTGCTGTATCGTTGCTACGAAA gAAGACGACGAGAATTTGCCTGAACTCCACTCAACATCTAACTCCAGAAAATTCAGCAAA ATTGACACAGCCGAAGATTACAGCAGTGATCTAGAAGATCCAGCAATTATAGAG ATGGAGGACCAAAGCTTTCTGGACGAGATGGCGTCTTTTGATAAG TTGATGAACAAGAAAAAAGAACGACAGGCG ATGGCAGAAGGTATTGAAATAGAGATGACAGGAGAAAACACTAAACTGGTCTCCGTCGTCTATCCAGCCCATGGAGGGATGTCGTTCGAGAGGCTGTTTCAGTCTGATGATTCCCTGAAG AGTGTTTACACATGGCTATGCTGCGATGTTGACGCTGACATTCTGCCTCCAAAATTTAGACTTGACTGTCTAAATGAATTCACTTGCATTGATGATAACTGTCAACACAGGTATCCTCTCACTGCTGAAACTGCATACAGGAGCAGGATAGAAACTCTACCTGAAACATTATGCATTGTGGAAGAG gAATACACTGGAAACGACACGTTGACCTTGTATGATGATGTCCTGTTTGCATAG